A part of Notolabrus celidotus isolate fNotCel1 chromosome 21, fNotCel1.pri, whole genome shotgun sequence genomic DNA contains:
- the LOC117805101 gene encoding histone H2B 3-like encodes MSGKAPVPKKGSKKAASKTNAKGGKKRRRTRKESYAIYVYKVLKQVHPDTGISSKAMVVMNSFVSDIFERIATEASRLAHYNKRSTITSREIQTAVRLLLPGELAKHAVSEGTKAVTKYTSSK; translated from the coding sequence ATGTCAGGAAAGGCACCCGTACCCAAGAAGGGCTCTAAGAAAGCCGCTTCAAAAACTAACGCCAAGGGAggcaagaagaggaggaggaccaggAAGGAGAGCTATGCCATCTACGTGTACAAAGTCCTGAAGCAGGTTCACCCCGACACCGGCATCTCCTCCAAGGCGATGGTCGTCATGAACTCTTTCGTGAGTGACATCTTTGAGCGCATCGCCACTGAGGCTTCACGTCTGGCTCATTACAACAAGCGCTCCACCATCACCTCCAGGGAGATCCAGACCGCCGTCCGCCTGCTGCTGCCCGGCGAGCTGGCCAAGCACGCCGTGTCTGAGGGAACCAAGGCTGTGACCAAGTACACCAGCTCCAAGTAA
- the LOC117805266 gene encoding histone H2B 3-like: MSGKAPAPKKGSKKAASKTNTKGGKKRRRTRKESYAIYVYKVLKQVHPDTGISSKAMGIMNSFVSDIFERIATEASRLAHYNKRSTITSREIQTAVRLLLPGELAKHAVSEGTKAVTKYTSSK, translated from the coding sequence ATGTCAGGAAAGGCACCCGCACCCAAGAAGGGCTCTAAGAAAGCCGCTTCAAAAACTAACACCAAGGGAggcaagaagaggaggaggaccaggAAGGAGAGCTATGCCATCTACGTGTACAAAGTCCTGAAGCAGGTCCACCCCGACACCGGGATCTCCTCCAAGGCGATGGGCATCATGAACTCTTTCGTGAGTGACATCTTTGAGCGTATCGCCACTGAGGCTTCACGTCTGGCCCACTACAACAAGCGTTCCACTATCACCTCCAGGGAGATCCAGACCGCCGTCCGCCTGCTGCTGCCCGGCGAGCTGGCAAAGCACGCAGTGTCTGAGGGAACCAAGGCTGTGACTAAGTACACCAGCTCCAAGTAA